The genome window ACGTGACCTCTGAATCCATGGCCACAGCAACGTTCTCTCATATAAAATGCTGACTACCGTATCAGTGAGCTGTAGCTTAGCGATAAGAGTGAGCAGAGTCTGGATGGCAGTGTGGCATAGGTCAGGAGGAGTCTTACAGAACAAGAAGAGGCACATAAAGACGGACAGAACTAAAACTACAACCCCCATACAACCCACAGCCGTCTGGGGGTTGAGATGCTGGGTGCATCTCCATAGTCTACCGTGACTTCATGGCCTTGTCTCCATTGTCGCAGGATTTTTCCATACTGCTCTCACCACCACCAATTCTGTTCAGTACAGATGAGGGGAAGGGCATTTTTtatttcaacctttatttaactaggcaagtcagttaagaacaaattcttatttacaatgacggcctaccccggccctatgggactcccaattacggccggttgtgataaagcctggaatcaatccagggtctgtagtgactcctctagcactgagatgcagtgtcttagaccgctgcgccactcgggagcattaGAGGAAGCCACGATAGACTATTGAGACGTACCTATAACATCTGGTAGGTCTAACTTTTTATGTCTGGGATGAGTTTGTTGTGTCTAGTGTGGActacgtccaaaatggcaccattTTGCCCAGGACCAGggcccaaagtagtgcactatttagggtaCAGGATGACATAGATAGCAGATGCAGACTAGAAGTAGACACTGTCTGATCTGGTGGTTTATTTCTCAGTGGAGAAGGCTCTCTTCATGAGCGGTGGTGGGGTCTTCCCTGCATCATATACTGATTCTGGGGGTGGGGAGCTGAGACAGCACCAGTCAGGGATACGGCCTGTCTGGTTATAGTAGTCACGGGACACGGAGCGGCTACCCAGGATGTCCTGCAGTGCTCCAAAGATTGCTCCTACACAGGGAGAGGAAAGCAGGAGACACAGGGTTATTCACAGCTGGTTTAGACCTAATcagtcaggggggggggggggggcaggatgaTCTCTAACTCATGGCCACTAGCTGTAGTATCAATCACCTCGCAGCTAAGCTACTATTGTATTCCTACACCCATCGGATCCATACAGCTCTACAGTGTCAAGGCTGGTTATCAGACTAATCTGTGTCTCACCTCCAAGCCATGCGGTGCAGTTGGGTTTGGCTGGAGGACTGTGCAGCCTGAAGCTCTTGGTGGCCAGGGCGTCGCGGTACTTGGGTTTCTCCACCAGGAGGCGTATCTCAGCCAGGAGCCGGTGCAGGAAGCCAGGCAGCATGGCCGTGCCCCCGATGATCACCAGGTTCTCAGACAGAGCCTTACGAGTGTCGATGGGACACTAAGGGGGTTATTCAGATGGAAACACGTGGTTACAAATGTATCAAATCAGTCGGATTTTCTCAAATGTCCTGTTCACAAAATTAACAGCAAGCCGGACTTAAACTCCCAGGCTTGTTATTAATGTCTATGGGATAGAAATGGAGGTTTAATAAGATTTTGTTTTAAACATGATCAGAAAAGTTTCAATGAATCAAATCATTCAAATTTAGTTCATTTCCGCGCCACTAAATCAGTTGTACTTGCTAAGTGCTTCACAGCAAACTGTGCCAAGCAGAGGCAGCAGTGGCAAGAAAAACTCTTTAGGGCCTGGgtgggaagaaacctagagaggaacaagaTTCTGACTAGCCAGGTAGAAGTAGTTCAGCATCCATGCAGTATGTCCGTAATGTACGCATGTACTGAAATTAGAGAGGAAAATGGTCACGCAAGTTTATAAATGCTGACATAGGCTCACCTGGACATGAGCATGATAAACGAGGTTCAGGTTTCTGACTTCCCTGCTGCCCTGTTACTCCCGAGCAGGACAGAAGTGCTGGTCtctcaggagagaaacctcattgACATTGTAAACTGCAGAGAAGTGGAGTGGACTGTTAACTAGCTTCCTGCGACTGCCTGTCAAACTAGTCCACTGAGACCAACGAGTGCTTATGGTACTGTGCTTACAGAGTGAGTGCAGCACAAGCACTGGGCCAGCAGCAAGAGTAATGGAGGCTGCACTGCCTATTGAGATTAATGGTCTGTCGTTGGCCTGATCAGGCTCCTCTCAAAGGAACCAAGCCGATTTCACCTCGGTGAACCAGAGTCTGGAAGTGTTGCTATGGTAACAGGGTTAAAGTAAGTCTCTCGTACGTTTCAGGGGGAAGCGTTCTTCCTCACAAAATGGAAAATAAGGAAGGAAGGAATTATGGAATGGCTGATTTTAATTAGAAGACGCAGATGTCTGATGAAAGGCCGTTGTGACCGACGCAACATTGTGCAGTAATTACTGATGAAGACAGTGTTGCAACTTACAAATTCAGTACCCACATATTTCGGCAGCATCTCATCTCTTTGCTGTTCGAGCAGAAAGAAACCAATACAAATGTTACCTTGACCAGAGCGTCAAGCACCAGAGAGGCCACACTCTTCTCCTCGTTGTCCTGCTCAAACAGCATCTCCATCACAGAGTCCCTGCAATAAATCTGAATTGTATTACGATTCCTTACAAAACAGAACCATCACGTCACTCAAAGAGTCCCTGCAATAACAACCCTTATTTCAATTCAATAAACATTTTTGGGACCCCAAGGGGAAATTGCAGCGTTTCATTAGCCGCTGCTGAGAAGAGCAGACAGACACTCGTGATGAATGACCTTGCAGAGACAGCCCAGATTCAATAATAGAAGGTGACCCAGATATTAAAGAGGAGACACAGAACCAAATATCTAGGTTTGGAAGTGCACTGGACATGAATGAAATGGACAACCCATTTGCCGTGTCTTGTCATTGTATCATTACTTGTAGTCAGTTGAGGATATGTTCCATATTTGAGGATATTTTCCATAGTTTCCCACATTGCTAGTGTTAGTAAAGCGTAACAGCTAttcaggggggtgggggggaccaGAGGACAAACAGCTACCTGATTGGTCCCTTAATATGCAGAATCTTCTCCCCATCCAATGGGTAATCAACATCAGGGGGTGGTGTTGGACGCTACAAGGGGAAGAACATGGATGTGAGGGTCTCAAATGCACTGGACTATAATACTCACCACACCAACTTTAATGAAAGGCATTTATTGGAAGAACACAGCAATAACTACTCTTTGAAATACCGGACACAATCCAAACATAGTCATGACTGACTGCCCAGTTTTGGGGGTCAAAGATCACTGACCTCAGCCGTGCCGCCCAGGTTAAACTTGGCCTCCTGGATCTTCAGGCCTCTCTGTAGGTCACTGATGAAACAGGTCCTGACTGGACAACAAGACAAACAGCATTAGAGGGTCTACGTgaatatactagcaccaacaccaccaacataCATGAATGGGGTGTTTGAAAATATTTTCCCTTCAGCTGCCCTTTGTAGCAAAATCCATTTCATTTAACTGCCAAACAGGAATCCCGTCCCAGCATTGTCTGTTTTGTCTGTATGAAGGCAATAAAAAAAAAGTGGTTTCAGTCTCTTTTGAACATACCCTTGATATCCTCTACAACCTCCTCTGGGATGGAGCCTGGGAAAGAAAGACAGGATGAAAAGAAAGTGACTTCTTTTTCTATGACCCACTTAGCCTTCCTTCAACACAAACCTCACAGAGCCCTTCATTTCACGTCAATGCTTCTGCTACTGTACTAAACGATTGAGTCTCGTTGCAGTCGAACGGGGCATGCCATGGGGGGTGCATCtgagacaaggagaggaaaccGCAATCGACTACGGAGGCGCACTCATGGGTTTAGGAATTATGGAGAAAGTGAAGAGAGTGGATTATATCCACTCTTGATAAGTGCAGAGCAGTTCACTAGTCCCAATTTGATATATACCTTTTACCTGCTCCAGAGATGTGTGCTACAGTTTAATGTATGCATTCATAACAGTCGAACCAATGCATAGTCTACGTTATTCATTTGACTGTAACACACTGCCGTGGTTCTGCAGTGGTGTGGTTCAGTAGTGCAGAGAGCGAGGCGGTTTACGCTATGCCTGTTTTAATTATTGATGCCTATCCGAACTGCCTAGCCCTGCGTCAGCTAGCTAGAGAGCTACTGCTGCTCTTCGTGATGATTCACTCTcagaacggaacagaacagaaccccCAGGATGCAGtacagaaggagagaaagaaggccATGTGTATATACATAATTCAAAAGAGAGAAATAGCGGGTCTCGCCTTCCTTTCACATCACGCCATAACAAGGACTTCTGAATACAAAATGCTGCATGATTGATTCACCCGGAGAGCGATTATAACTTTCATTCCTTTCTTATAACAACGGAACACCAGCATCACTATGAAACTCAATTTGAAAAATGAACGAACAAGATTGTCAACAACAGCTATTCACAACACACGGTAAAGCCACAGAAAACAAGAGGATCCACGGTGGTAGCAAACTAACACAGTTTATACAATGACAAAGCACTGCGTCGGTTGTGAGGTAAGTTGCTGGTGTTATTGACAAGTAGGTTCCTGATGTGGGAGTCTTACCAATGACTGTAGGCAGACTCTGTCCAGTACTGGAGTCTGAGTCTACTGTACACTGTTCCACCAGGAGCCCATCCAACTCCCTGAAGGGTAGAAAACACACAGCCACATAGAACAAAGGGGGACAAGTACCTCTGAAAGCACACACCTTCATACACTTCATTCTGTCAAGGCCGGCAAAACAAGAGACTACGGCTTGAAACACACAGTTCTCAAGAGGTGAACAACAGGTTGTTTCGCTGAAGTTCAGTATGTGAGGCAAGCAAAGTAACACATACGCCGACATACTTCACATGATTACGccatcaaaataaaataaaaaacacacacgcacactactTACTTATGAATGGCTTTTCCACCCAAAGGCAGAGCTTCCCAGGCTGGCAGGATGGGGATGCACTCATACACAGGCAGCACCAGTGTCTCCGTGTAGCCACAGTCCATCACCAGGCCTGAGTTGATGCCCAGAGACATTATGGCCATGAGGTGGCTGGGGGCAAACAGCACCGAGGGCACCTTGGAAACACAGATGCATCATGGGTAAGAGACAAATCCAAAATATCCTCGTCTGATCTGAAAATATAAAATCCTTGCCCCTTTTGTCTTCCACCTACTGTTAGGAGTGAGCAATATGGAGATGGCTCCATCTAGCTTCTCAATTGGCTTAGGTGAGCATTGCATTCACCATTTTGCTTACACCCATCTAGTCAGGGTGGATAGGGTTTTTGTACCAGGTTCATTACATCAGCAATCACCTGCCTCCGGCAAAGTGGTTCtagatatatacagttgaagtcggaagtttacatacaccttagccaaatacatctaaactcagtctttcacaattcctgatatttaatcctagtaaaaattccctgtcttagatcagttaggatcaccactttattttaagaatgtgaaatgtcagaataatagtggagagaatgatttatttcagcatctatttctttcatcacattcccagtgggtcagaagtttacatacactcaattagtatttggtagcattgcctttaaattgtttaacttgggtcaaacatttcaggtagacttccgtaagcttcccacaataagttgggggaattttggcccattcctcctgacagagctggtgtaactaagtcaggtttgtaggtctccttgctcgcacacactttttcacttctgcccacatattttctataggattaaggtcagggctttgtgatggccactccaataccttgactttgttgtccttaagccattttgccacaactttggaagtatgcttggggtcattgtccatttggaagacccgtttgcgaccaaccattaacttcctgactgatgtcttgagatgttgcttcaatatatccacataattttcttccctcatgatgccatctattttgtgaagtgcaccagttcctcctgcagcaaagaacccccacaacatgatgctgccacccccatgcttcacggttgggatggtgttcttcggcttgcaagcgtccccctttatcctcaaaacata of Salvelinus namaycush isolate Seneca chromosome 29, SaNama_1.0, whole genome shotgun sequence contains these proteins:
- the LOC120024356 gene encoding actin-related protein 10-like; this translates as MPLFEGLGSGGEKTAVVIDLGAAYTKCGFAGETGPRFIIPSEIQKPGQQQSIKVVQYNINTEELYSNLKEFIHMLYFRHLLVNPRDRRVVIIESILCPSHFRETLTKVFFKQFEVPSVLFAPSHLMAIMSLGINSGLVMDCGYTETLVLPVYECIPILPAWEALPLGGKAIHKELDGLLVEQCTVDSDSSTGQSLPTVIGSIPEEVVEDIKVRTCFISDLQRGLKIQEAKFNLGGTAERPTPPPDVDYPLDGEKILHIKGPIRDSVMEMLFEQDNEEKSVASLVLDALVKCPIDTRKALSENLVIIGGTAMLPGFLHRLLAEIRLLVEKPKYRDALATKSFRLHSPPAKPNCTAWLGGAIFGALQDILGSRSVSRDYYNQTGRIPDWCCLSSPPPESVYDAGKTPPPLMKRAFSTEK